The Thermodesulfobacteriota bacterium genomic interval GTCAACTTCTCAAAGACCGAGCCGGTTAGTTTCTCATCCTCTTCGTCTTCAAGGTCTCCAAGGTGCCATAACCTAACCCAGTCGGGTCTATTCTCGTCTTCAAGGTGTTTGCTGTTATCGAAGCTCTCGTAGATTTCATCCGGCACTATATTGGTTTCGCAGAGAATGTTGGCCCATAATTTATCGGGTAAGAGTATGTTAAAAGTCCTAATGTTGTGGTGTTCGAGGAAGTCTCCAATCGCCTCGTATTTGTTCTCTTTCGGTTCCTCTTCGTCTTTGCCGCGATTTAAATGGTCAACAACCGAATCTACAACTTTTGCCTCTTGTGCGGCATTAATGTTACGAATGTCCTTTTCTTTTATCAATCCTAACTGCAATTCGTATCCTAAACGCACAAATATGCTGAGGAACTCCTCCATCAGTTTCTTGTGCTCGCGATACTTCTTGTCAAGCTTTTCCCATAGGTAGTCGAAGTCCCTGATTGCATGGGAAAAGGCGCGGTAGTTTGCTGGGTTTTTTCCTGCTTTATTCTTAACCGTTTCGAATATCTCTATGAGGAGTTCTTTGTTTTCTGAAAGCTTTTTTTTGCTCTTCTTGGCGTTCTCTTTTATCAGCGAATCGATAACGGTCTGTATATCGCTCTCTATTTTGAAGGTCTTGCCTATTACCTTCTCCTTGATTCGATGATATCTGGGGATTTGTTTATTTGCATTCTCCTTCAGGTCACTTTCAATCTCGTCATCGTTTGCAACTATGATAACTTTTTGCGAGTCATGTTCAACGAAGCTGTTGATATAGCCAAGCACTTTCCCTGTCTCGATGTTGCACCGCTCAAGATCGTCAAAAACGAGAATTTTATCACGGAGTTTTTTCTGGTAATTTATGTAATCGGAAATCTTTAGATCCGAGTCTTTAAGGCTTAAGCCGAGCCGGAGCCCTACTCTAATAATCTTTCCGACTATCTCAGCGCCCTTGGAATTGAGATCTGGGTGGAGTTGCTTAAAAAATTGCTCGTCAATATCATCAGTCGTGCCCAGTCCGTTAAGGCTTATATAGATAAATCTACTTTCGTTCGGTTCGTCCTTTGCCAGCGGACTATCGTTATCTGCAGCCTTCATAAATTTTTCGATAAACCATGTTTTGCCGGAGCCCCAGTCGCCGTTTATAAGAACGGCAAAGTGCGGGGTTTCGCATTTTTTGCTTATGTACCACTTTAAATATTCTTCAATATGTTTGTTAGGTTTGCTCATGTCGCGATTCTCCGTTCATATGGGTTCGTGGCTTGCTATATTAATACGTGAGAAAATACCCCCCGACAATCCTACCTCCCCTTCGGAATAAACCAGGGACGGAATAAACCAGGGACGAATAAACCAGGGACAGCGACCGTTTTTTTATACAGCCGTCAAAAAACCAGACTCCTGTCGGCGGAGTTTCATTTGTAAAGTTTCAGAAACGCCTCTTCCGTCAATCCCGCCCTTTTTATCTGGTTCAAGAGCAGTCCTTTTTTTATGGACTTTCCTTTATGCACGGGGATCGAAAGGATATTCGCATTCCCCGGCCTTGTCATTATTACATGGCTCCCGGTCTGTCTTGCTACAACCCACCCGGCACGTTCAAAGGCTTTTACGACCTTTTCAGGCTTAAGGTTGTGCAGTCCCTTCATTACGCAGAAGCTTTCTTCCTTTTCCTCTCTTTGACTTCCGTCGCAATCTCAAGGCACCCTTTTATGGCATCCTTTATCATCTCAAGAGCTTCCTCCACGGTATCGCCCTGAGAAGCGCAACCCGGAAGGGCCGGGCACTCTACCCAAAAGCCCCCATCTTCAAGGTCTGGATGCAGCTTGACAGAATAAGCCTTGCCTTTGACCGTTACCGTATATTTTCTATCCTCGCTTAATTTCGCAACCTCTCCATTAAGCTCTTCGATAATTTTTCCTATAGCTATACTCATCACAAATTGTCCCCTGGAAAGGGTGTCAAGCACGGCCCTCTGTTTGTCCACAATCGCGAAAACGGTACCCCCGTCTGTTACAAGGCGCATCTCCGCAAGGGGTTTTTTAATATCCGGGAAGTTCTTCTTCAAATAGCTAACCGCCGTTCGTATCTTTTGGAGGCTTATCCCCTTGTCTTTAAAAGTCTTCGCTACCTTAAGCTGTACAAGGTCTTTAAAGGAATAAAGCCTCACAGATCCATACCCGGCCGCCTCCTTTATCGAGGGCTTGATAAAATGACTCCTGTCCCAGTGGTCAAGCTGTCTGTAGGTAAGCCCTGTGAGCTTGCAAGTCGTTTTTGCATTAAAGGCCATAAGAACCCTCCCCTCTATTGGTATTATAATTACATCGATGTTATTATAATACTGGTAAACTGAAAGAATGTCAAGGAAATTGTGGAGGGAGTGAAAAGGCAAGCCGATTTTCCCCGGACCACAAAAACCGGTTGAGTCCCGCCCCTTTAAGTGGTAATATCTGTTCAGTTTTCGACCTTTTAGCCCCAACGAAGAGATCGGGAAAAAGAGCAATTTTAAGGGAGGAGGAAGCCATGCCGGAGGAGAAAGTAGTTATCTACGGCAAGGACACGTGACCATACACAACGGCGGCCCGTGAGGATTACGCCAAAAGAGGTTGCGATGTCGAGTACGTTAACGTCCAGGCCGACGCCTCGGCAATGGAGAAGATGCTCGAGGCGAGCGGCGGCAAGAGGGACGTGCCCATTATAGTCGAGGCCGGTAAGGTAATCGTCGGCTTCGGCGGCACGTGAGGGGTCTAACCCCCCGGCCGGCGGTTCGTCGGCCAGAAGCTGAAACCGGAGAGGGTCCAGGGCGGCCTGCGACCGTTCGGCGCACAACTATCTAAATTCAAGGAGGCAGTGTAAAGAGTGGAAAAGGAAAGAACATTATCCATAGTAAAGCCCGACGGGGTCAGGAAGAACGTCGTCGGAGAGGTAATAGGCAGGTTCGAGAAGGCCGGGCTCAGGCTCTCGGCCGTTAAGATGGCGAGCCTCACTCAAGCCCAGGCAGAGGGCTTTTACGCGGTACACGCGGAAAGGCCGTTCTTCAAGAGCCTCACCGAGTTCATGACTTCCGGCCCGGTCGTGCTCATGGTCCTCGAAGGCGAGGGGGCGATAAAAAAAGTACGCGACATCATGGGCGCCACCAACCCGGCCGATGCCGCCGAAGGCACCATACGCAAGGAGTTCGCCGACTCCATAGAGTTCAATATAGTACACGGCTCGGACGCGCCCGAGACGGCCGCCTTCGAGACGGGCTACTTCTTCAACGCACTGGAGAGGTTCTAAGCAAGCTAAAGGCGCATGGAGACAATAGAAAAGCTAAAGACGCATTACGACTTCACGGCCAACGACGTCAAAAATCTGAAGTTCCTCCTGCCCGCGATGGAGGAGTGCAAGGAGGAGTTCGCCAAGGAGTTCTACGACCACATAAACAACTTCGACGAGACCCCGAGGTTCCTGAAGGACCGGGAGGTCATAACCAGGCACCAGGCCGCCATGAAGGACTGGTTCGTGGCGCTCTTTGCGGGCGAGTACGGCTACTCCTACTTCAGGCACCTCGAGCAGGTGGGGCTGGCGCACGTAAAGATAAAACTGAGCGCCCATTACGTGAACGCGGCCATGCACTTCGTAAAGCAGTTCGCCGTGGGGTGCCTCAAACACCACGTGAAGGACCCGGACGAGCTCCCCTACATCACGCGCTCGGTCGAGAAGATCCTCGACATGAACCTCGACGTCCTCACGAGCTCCTACATAGAAGAGGAGAGGGCCCTCTTCCTCTCGCAGAGGGTCGAGTCCTTCCTGATCCAGGCCGCGAACCGCTTCTCCTACGGCCTGAATCTCGTGCTGCTCCTCGGGCTCGTGGCGCTCGGGCTTATGGCAATGGTGCTCTTCGCCTACGACCTGACGCACATATTCGGCGGGGACATAGAGAAGGGCCTCCTCGCTACGCTCGGAAGCCTCCTTCTGCTGTGGGTGGTGATAGAGCTCGTGGATACCGAGATAAGGCACCTGAAGGGAGAGAAGTTCGCCATCAAGGTCTTCGTGAGCGTGGCCCTGGTGGCGGTAATAAGGAAGATACTTATCTCCACCATATCGTCGAGCCAGGTGGCGGAGACGGAGCTCTTCTCCCTTATAGCCGCGGTCGCGGTGCTCGGCGGGGTCTACTGGCTTATATCGAAGACCGAGTAGCCGTAGAAGGTCGTCGCCGTTCCTCCCTGGCTTTCCCCGGTCCGTCCCTTTCCATTTTATAACTATGAAGAACCTGAAAAACTTCACACACGACGAGCTCGCGGGGGTGGTCAAGGCTCTCGGTGAGAAACCGTATAGAGTCGCGCAACTCTACGGGTGGCTCTTTGCAAAAGGGGCTCAGAGCGTCGACGACATGACCGACCTTCCCGGCGAGTTCCGCGAGGCGCTAAAAGAGAGGTTTTGCATAAGGGCGCTCGAGCTAATCGAGATCCGGACCTCTTCGGACGGCACCATGAAGCTGCTCCTCGGGCTCGAAGACGGCGAGGGGGGGGAGGGGGGGGAGAGGATAGAGAGCGTCATCATCCCCGAAGGGGAGGAGGGCAGAAGGCTTACGCTCTGCGTCTCCACCCAGACGGGCTGCGCGCTCGGCTGCGTTTTCTGCATGACGGGCACCGCCGGGCCGGGCCGGGACCTGACGCTCTCGGAGATGGTCGGACAGGTGGAAGCGGCCCGCAGTATCATTGTAGGGGACGGCGGGGAGAGGATAACCAACGTGGTTCTCATGGGCATGGGTGAGCCGCTCCTTAACTACGACGAGGTCTTAAAGTTCCTGGGTGTCCTGACGGACCCGAAGGGGCTCGGTTACTCTCCGGGGAAGGTTACGCTCTCGACGGCCGGAGTGGTGCCCGGAATTGAAAAGCTCGGAGGGGATATGCCGGTAAACCTCGCCGTCTCGCTGAACGCCACGACCGACGAGGTGAGGGACCGGCTCATGCCGATAAACAAGAAGTACCCCCTGAAACTCCTCATGGCCGCGCTGCGGGAGTACCCGCTTAAGCGGAGAGGGCATATCACCATGGAGTACGTGCTCATAAAGGGCGTGAACGACGCGCCCG includes:
- a CDS encoding UXX-star (seleno)protein family 1, which encodes MPEEKVVIYGKDTUPYTTAAREDYAKRGCDVEYVNVQADASAMEKMLEASGGKRDVPIIVEAGKVIVGFGGT
- the ndk gene encoding nucleoside-diphosphate kinase — encoded protein: MEKERTLSIVKPDGVRKNVVGEVIGRFEKAGLRLSAVKMASLTQAQAEGFYAVHAERPFFKSLTEFMTSGPVVLMVLEGEGAIKKVRDIMGATNPADAAEGTIRKEFADSIEFNIVHGSDAPETAAFETGYFFNALERF
- the rlmN gene encoding 23S rRNA (adenine(2503)-C(2))-methyltransferase RlmN is translated as MKNLKNFTHDELAGVVKALGEKPYRVAQLYGWLFAKGAQSVDDMTDLPGEFREALKERFCIRALELIEIRTSSDGTMKLLLGLEDGEGGEGGERIESVIIPEGEEGRRLTLCVSTQTGCALGCVFCMTGTAGPGRDLTLSEMVGQVEAARSIIVGDGGERITNVVLMGMGEPLLNYDEVLKFLGVLTDPKGLGYSPGKVTLSTAGVVPGIEKLGGDMPVNLAVSLNATTDEVRDRLMPINKKYPLKLLMAALREYPLKRRGHITMEYVLIKGVNDAPADARRLVNLLHGIPCKINLIPFNPFPGSEYERPDDKSVKEFQGILVRARYTAVVRTSRGADIEAACGQLRGRRGERGGGGGGN
- a CDS encoding P-loop NTPase fold protein, which produces MSKPNKHIEEYLKWYISKKCETPHFAVLINGDWGSGKTWFIEKFMKAADNDSPLAKDEPNESRFIYISLNGLGTTDDIDEQFFKQLHPDLNSKGAEIVGKIIRVGLRLGLSLKDSDLKISDYINYQKKLRDKILVFDDLERCNIETGKVLGYINSFVEHDSQKVIIVANDDEIESDLKENANKQIPRYHRIKEKVIGKTFKIESDIQTVIDSLIKENAKKSKKKLSENKELLIEIFETVKNKAGKNPANYRAFSHAIRDFDYLWEKLDKKYREHKKLMEEFLSIFVRLGYELQLGLIKEKDIRNINAAQEAKVVDSVVDHLNRGKDEEEPKENKYEAIGDFLEHHNIRTFNILLPDKLWANILCETNIVPDEIYESFDNSKHLEDENRPDWVRLWHLGDLEDEEDEKLTGSVFEKLTQHQYTEPGEIFHTYGILLRKERYGFKLPEEIDTPKKIEKHATEYIDHLYKKNRLPKQGKTAKKHLAGSYGGLVYAYNESPYLENIKAYFLRKSREKMCALEKESVAKLLNYMVTDPREFYGLIASYDHNISSTDPCYWNVPIFHNIKPEEFFDAYKKTPNANKRLVSDAFKERYKLIRRLTFKADCREFSNELYFMRELLELIKGALAEAKDFTQSTWHLHDFKNNGLEFAIKMLEEFIAPEKPETDGEA
- a CDS encoding protoglobin domain-containing protein is translated as METIEKLKTHYDFTANDVKNLKFLLPAMEECKEEFAKEFYDHINNFDETPRFLKDREVITRHQAAMKDWFVALFAGEYGYSYFRHLEQVGLAHVKIKLSAHYVNAAMHFVKQFAVGCLKHHVKDPDELPYITRSVEKILDMNLDVLTSSYIEEERALFLSQRVESFLIQAANRFSYGLNLVLLLGLVALGLMAMVLFAYDLTHIFGGDIEKGLLATLGSLLLLWVVIELVDTEIRHLKGEKFAIKVFVSVALVAVIRKILISTISSSQVAETELFSLIAAVAVLGGVYWLISKTE
- a CDS encoding MerR family transcriptional regulator; translated protein: MPFHSLHNFLDILSVYQYYNNIDVIIIPIEGRVLMAFNAKTTCKLTGLTYRQLDHWDRSHFIKPSIKEAAGYGSVRLYSFKDLVQLKVAKTFKDKGISLQKIRTAVSYLKKNFPDIKKPLAEMRLVTDGGTVFAIVDKQRAVLDTLSRGQFVMSIAIGKIIEELNGEVAKLSEDRKYTVTVKGKAYSVKLHPDLEDGGFWVECPALPGCASQGDTVEEALEMIKDAIKGCLEIATEVKERKRKKASA
- a CDS encoding type II toxin-antitoxin system HicA family toxin; this translates as MKGLHNLKPEKVVKAFERAGWVVARQTGSHVIMTRPGNANILSIPVHKGKSIKKGLLLNQIKRAGLTEEAFLKLYK